One window of Brachionichthys hirsutus isolate HB-005 chromosome 21, CSIRO-AGI_Bhir_v1, whole genome shotgun sequence genomic DNA carries:
- the tekt3 gene encoding LOW QUALITY PROTEIN: tektin-3 (The sequence of the model RefSeq protein was modified relative to this genomic sequence to represent the inferred CDS: inserted 4 bases in 3 codons): MELIGSTLTATYARPKTSNFLPAISTMASSYRNTQPMTMNPSANLWRPNSFYKSSSTXPNLSMAHRDNLDLVRAKTMFYPSNRTVLTTRYTPEDWYKSNXKQLQESDSSRKSAERLRKDTIRLIQDREQLTRRTQENTSKNLGERLNDIVFWRSELSHEXDNMVTEISALAEVKRRLERAFAETEGPLQVSQECLYHREKRMSIDLVHDHVEKGLMKEVEVIKSSQERMRRHLDRAIAQLASNRAAQHELEIDMSDKVTAQRIDGRCHHLRNTSDGIGYYRGIDRLDPS, translated from the exons atgGAGCTGATTGGATCCACGCTGACAGCCACATATGCTCGGCCAAAGACCAGCAACTTCCTTCCTGCCATATCAACCATGGCATCAAGCTACCGCAACACCCAGCCCATGACCATGAACCCCAGTGCCAACCTGTGGAGGCCCAACAGCTTctataaaagcagcagca ccccgaaTCTCTCCATGGCGCACAGAGACAATTTAGACCTGGTACGAGCCAAGACCATGTTCTACCCCTCGAACAGGACCGTGTTGACCACCCGCTACACTCCTGAGGATTGGTACAAGTCCAA CAAACAACTACAGGAATCCGACTCTTCCCGGAAAAGTGCGGAGAGACTAAGGAAAGACACCATCAGGCTGATCCAGGACAGGGAGCAGCTGACCAGGCGAACCCAGGAGAATACCAGCAAAAACCTTGGAGAGCGGCTCAATGACATCGTCTTCTGGAGGTCCGAGCTGAGCCATG ATGATAACATGGTGACGGAGATATCGGCCCTCGCCGAGGTCAAGAGGAGGCTAGAGAGAGCCTTTGCAGAGACTGAGGGGCCCCTTCAG GTGTCTCAAGAGTGTTTGTACCACAGAGAGAAGCGGATGTCCATCGATCTGGTCCATGACCACGTCGAGAAAGGTCTCATGAAG GAAGTGGAAGTCATCAAGTCAAGTCAGGAAAGGATGAGGCGACATCTGGACAGAGCCATCGCTCAGCTAGC GTCGAACCGAGCTGCCCAGCACGAACTGGAAATAGACATGAGCGACAAAGTGACCGCTCAGAGGATCGATGGCAGGTGTCACCACCTGAGGAACACATCGGATGGTATCGGCTACTACAGAGGGATTGACAGACTGGACCCATCGTGA